In Camelina sativa cultivar DH55 chromosome 13, Cs, whole genome shotgun sequence, the genomic window GAACTCACCTGTTTGAAACTAATGTGGAATCGAtgttagagaaaaacaaagacgtTGTTCTTGGATTTAAAGCAAGCTTCTTTTTTAATAGGGTCGAGATGtcggatgaagatgatggatgaGGGGGATGGACTGTGATTGGTCCAATATCTCGCTTGTGATTGGTCCAATATCGGGAATATCTCGTTTCTGATTGgccaaatttattttcaatttatttttattttaataaaaaaattaattataaatcggtttttttgttttggtttagtatTGGTTTTGATAAAGGTAAAGTTGGATTACTGTTATGTCATTAAGAACATGAGAATAgaggaaattaaagaagagtACCGAGAATTTTTGTTGGAGAGTAGAAAGTTTTCTAGATTTTAACCCCttaaagtatttatttattttttgaaattgttttaaatcaaaaataaattatatttgagaATTTTATTGGGAGAGTAGAGAGCTCTCCAGAATTTGACCCAATTGAGTAGTACTTGTATAAGACTGTTTGACTAGTGAAGGATGATTTTGTCCTCTTCGATCAACTGTTCGGTTTATTAATGGATTGTGAAGGCCCAAATGAAGCCCATAAATGAGTTATATAATCAATGGCCGcatgacttaaaaaaaaaaaaaggcaaaaaaagcATCGTCATCGTCGCCTGAAACCTAAATCCAGGGAGGATACGATACGACGATAATAATGATGATGCTGGCCCGGCGCCAATACCTATCAGTGGATCTTTTGAGGAACTCTGTAAgtaattctttcattttttttcccctttcaTTTTCTGTAAGGAAAAGAATCATCGAATCATCCAtctgattcatcttcttcttcttcttcttcttcttaggagATTTTCGATCTCAAGAGTGGTAGGTACGGATATATGTTAAAATTCTGTGATCAAGAGTCTCCTTGTCCTCCCGTGGTCCTACTCTATGCGAAGATGAGCCTTCATCGTTACAATTTCGTCAAGGtttgtttaacaaaatcatatatgcaTCTGTAAAACTGTAAATCTCTATGCCTATTAATACATTATTCAATatcttagtttcttcttcttcttcgcaggGTACAAAGTTTGAGCTGATTGGCGTACAGAAATACGTTCAGACCACTGGTTCTGCTGCTGCTTCATACTACATTACTTTGGATGCAATTGATCACGCCACTGCCACTGGTTCCCTTCAAACTTTCCAGAATGTAGTATCAGAAATCAGTTTTGGCAGATTTATGCTGTCTTGCAATATTGCAAGAATTAAAGGTGGTTTTCTCTTTGCCTATTCGTTGTCTTCATCCAATGAAATCATacaaattctaattttaaaaaaaaaaaaaaaccttttgtacatatatatatatatatatataggggaaCCAAGAGATGGCGAAGGACTTTTGAGGAGGCCACCATATATTCGaggtgtttgtttttttgcatcataattaatttattattaactgTCTTTGATCATCCAATGAAATCATAagaatttctgatttttttttcttaatctgttGTCTAGGGGAACCAAGAGATGGCAAAGGGTTTTTGACGATGCCAGATATGACCTTGCCTACGTGCCCGCCAGAGAATCCTTTTCAAACATATTACCTAGTAAGATCACACACTATTTTGATTTGCCGGTCTTATGAGTATGATCAACAAGTTAAGTTAAGTAGTAGTAATATAGTGatatagtatgttttttttttggtctcattCAGCTGAAGGAATCTGAGCTGCAAGAGAATTCCTGGATTCGTCTCTATTTGGAACTTGCTGTTGCCAAAACTGATAGGCATTGCAAAGCTAAGGGTGCTGGTCTCTCCAACTTGGAGATTGTAGACGTGGCCATTGATGCTGCCAATAATGAGGAAGGACTCTATGCCAATAATGCTCTTTTCTACATAAGGTACAGGGACTTGTACAAGGCTAACCTTGGTGAG contains:
- the LOC104736169 gene encoding UPF0725 protein At3g25080 isoform X1, giving the protein MMMLARRQYLSVDLLRNSEIFDLKSGRYGYMLKFCDQESPCPPVVLLYAKMSLHRYNFVKGTKFELIGVQKYVQTTGSAAASYYITLDAIDHATATGSLQTFQNVVSEISFGRFMLSCNIARIKGEPRDGEGLLRRPPYIRGEPRDGKGFLTMPDMTLPTCPPENPFQTYYLLKESELQENSWIRLYLELAVAKTDRHCKAKGAGLSNLEIVDVAIDAANNEEGLYANNALFYIRYRDLYKANLGEPLDRIAIVRRSFDKPTGCFCLVGQSLSSDVIPNNRMIANEEDTGCSSFMGQIQSPQNFLLNSLHL
- the LOC104736169 gene encoding UPF0725 protein At3g25080 isoform X2, yielding MMMLARRQYLSVDLLRNSEIFDLKSGRYGYMLKFCDQESPCPPVVLLYAKMSLHRYNFVKGTKFELIGVQKYVQTTGSAAASYYITLDAIDHATATGSLQTFQNVVSEISFGRFMLSCNIARIKGEPRDGKGFLTMPDMTLPTCPPENPFQTYYLLKESELQENSWIRLYLELAVAKTDRHCKAKGAGLSNLEIVDVAIDAANNEEGLYANNALFYIRYRDLYKANLGEPLDRIAIVRRSFDKPTGCFCLVGQSLSSDVIPNNRMIANEEDTGCSSFMGQIQSPQNFLLNSLHL